The following proteins are co-located in the Eubalaena glacialis isolate mEubGla1 chromosome 14, mEubGla1.1.hap2.+ XY, whole genome shotgun sequence genome:
- the MRPS5 gene encoding small ribosomal subunit protein uS5m isoform X2, protein MAWSECPSYEKWSCAAHCPKKQGRAGEGRGGYGPAERRVGVEEEDEETYDDFDTRILEVRNVFNMTAKEGRKRSVRVLVAVGNGRGAAGFAIGKAAERADAFRKAKNKAVHYLHYIERYEDHTIYHDISLTFKRTHIRMKKQPRGYGLRCHRAIITICRLIGIKDMYAKVSGSLNMLNLTRGLFHGLSRQETHQQLADKKSLHVVEFREECGPLPIVVASPKGALRKDPEPEDEVPDIKLDWEEVKTAQGMKRSVWSSLKRAAT, encoded by the exons ATGGCCTGGTCTGAATGTCCCTCTTATGAGAAATGGAGCTGTGCAGCCCATTGCCCAAAGAAGCAAGGAAGAGCAGGAGAAGGTAGAGGCGGATATGGTCCGGCAGAGAGAAGAGTGGGAGTGGAAGAGGAAGATGAAG AAACATACGATGATTTCGATACCAGGATACTTGAG gtGAGGAATGTTTTCAATATGACagcaaaagagggaagaaagagatcAGTCCGTGTCTTGGTCGCTGTGGGGAATGGCAGAGGAGCTGCAG gttttGCCATTGGGAAAGCCGCTGAACGGGCAGATGCTTTCAGAAAA gcAAAGAACAAGGCAGTTCACTACTTGCATTATATAGAACGATATGAAGACCATACAA TATACCATgatatttctttaacatttaaaagGACGCATATCAGGATGAAGAAACAACCCAGAG gCTATGGCCTCCGCTGCCACCGGGCCATCATCACCATCTGCCGGCTCATTGGCATCAAAGACATGTATGCCAAGGTCTCTGGCTCTCTCAACATGCTTAACCTCACCCGGGGCCTCTTCCACGGGCTCTCCCGCCAG GAAACCCATCAACAGCTGGCTGATAAGAAGAGTCTCCATGTTGTGGAATTCCGGGAGGAATGTGGCCCTCTGCCCATCGTGGTTGCCTCCCCCAAGGGGGCCTTGAGGAAGGATCCGGAGCCGGAAGATGAGGTTCCAGACATCAAACTGGACTGGGAAGAAGTGAAGACCGCACAGGGTATGAAGCGCTCTGTGTGGTCAAGTTTAAAGAGAGCCGCCACCTAG
- the MRPS5 gene encoding small ribosomal subunit protein uS5m isoform X1 — translation MAAAVRAAGILPALCGASAGHLWSRQLYLNSFPTASILALKTVPSNGSLSSPGTRDNRHFISLTRALQTQCCISSPSNLMGQQYRFYSFFTKLTADELWKGALAESGAGTRKGRGKRTKKKKRKDLNRGQIIGEGRCGFLWPGLNVPLMRNGAVQPIAQRSKEEQEKVEADMVRQREEWEWKRKMKVKRERGWSGNTWGGVSLGPPDPGSSGETYDDFDTRILEVRNVFNMTAKEGRKRSVRVLVAVGNGRGAAGFAIGKAAERADAFRKAKNKAVHYLHYIERYEDHTIYHDISLTFKRTHIRMKKQPRGYGLRCHRAIITICRLIGIKDMYAKVSGSLNMLNLTRGLFHGLSRQETHQQLADKKSLHVVEFREECGPLPIVVASPKGALRKDPEPEDEVPDIKLDWEEVKTAQGMKRSVWSSLKRAAT, via the exons ATGGCGGCGGCGGTGCGCGCTGCGGGAATTCTCCCAGCGCTGTGTGGCGCGTCGGCGG gtcATTTATGGTCCAGGCAGCTTTACCTAAACAGCTTTCCAACAGCTTCCATTTTGGCATTGAAGACTGTTCCCAGCAATG GCTCTTTGTCATCTCCAGGAACCAGAGACAACCGTCATTTTATCAGCTTGACCCGTGCGCTACAGACACAGTGCTGTATTTCATCTCCCAGTAACTTGATGGGCCAGCAGTATAGATTCTATAGTTTCTTCACTAAAT TGACAGCAGATGAGCTGTGGAAAGGTGCCTTAGCAGAGAGTGGTGCCggaacaagaaaaggaagaggcaaaagaactaagaagaagaaaagaaaggatttgaACAGGGGTCAGATCATCGGTGAAG GGCGTTGTGGCTTCCTATGGCCTGGTCTGAATGTCCCTCTTATGAGAAATGGAGCTGTGCAGCCCATTGCCCAAAGAAGCAAGGAAGAGCAGGAGAAGGTAGAGGCGGATATGGTCCGGCAGAGAGAAGAGTGGGAGTGGAAGAGGAAGATGAAGGTTAAACGGGAGCGAGGCTGGAGCGGAAACACCTGGGGAGGCGTCAGTCTTGGCCCCCCTGACCCTGGTTCCAGTGGAG AAACATACGATGATTTCGATACCAGGATACTTGAG gtGAGGAATGTTTTCAATATGACagcaaaagagggaagaaagagatcAGTCCGTGTCTTGGTCGCTGTGGGGAATGGCAGAGGAGCTGCAG gttttGCCATTGGGAAAGCCGCTGAACGGGCAGATGCTTTCAGAAAA gcAAAGAACAAGGCAGTTCACTACTTGCATTATATAGAACGATATGAAGACCATACAA TATACCATgatatttctttaacatttaaaagGACGCATATCAGGATGAAGAAACAACCCAGAG gCTATGGCCTCCGCTGCCACCGGGCCATCATCACCATCTGCCGGCTCATTGGCATCAAAGACATGTATGCCAAGGTCTCTGGCTCTCTCAACATGCTTAACCTCACCCGGGGCCTCTTCCACGGGCTCTCCCGCCAG GAAACCCATCAACAGCTGGCTGATAAGAAGAGTCTCCATGTTGTGGAATTCCGGGAGGAATGTGGCCCTCTGCCCATCGTGGTTGCCTCCCCCAAGGGGGCCTTGAGGAAGGATCCGGAGCCGGAAGATGAGGTTCCAGACATCAAACTGGACTGGGAAGAAGTGAAGACCGCACAGGGTATGAAGCGCTCTGTGTGGTCAAGTTTAAAGAGAGCCGCCACCTAG